The following are from one region of the Terriglobales bacterium genome:
- a CDS encoding NAD(P)-dependent alcohol dehydrogenase, producing the protein MNQSTSAVATRDELAAGRTYPAKAFGAQSPNSGLAPLAIKRRAPRPQDVQIEILYCGVCHSDLHTVRNEWENFMATVYPCVPGHEIVGRVTKVGSAVKKFKEGDYAAVGCLVDSDRTCANCRAGVEQFCESVPTFTYNGEDKILGGVTYGGYSDSMVVDEAFVLRVSNQANLPGTAPLLCAGITTYSPLRHWNVRKGQKVGVVGLGGLGHMGVKFAKAFGAHVVLFTTSPNKIADGLRLGADEVVVSRNDAEMQKHRGSFNFILDTASGDHNVNAYLDLLKLDGTLTMVGASPNPLPISAFSLLFGRHQLAGSLIGGLRETQEMLDFCAEHGITSDIEMIPIQQINQAYERLLKGDVKYRFVIDLASLK; encoded by the coding sequence CCGCAAAAGCCTTTGGCGCCCAATCCCCAAACTCGGGCCTCGCGCCGCTGGCAATCAAGCGCCGCGCTCCACGGCCCCAGGACGTGCAGATCGAAATTCTTTACTGTGGGGTTTGCCACTCCGACCTGCACACCGTGCGCAATGAGTGGGAAAACTTCATGGCCACGGTCTACCCCTGTGTTCCCGGTCATGAAATCGTGGGACGTGTGACCAAAGTTGGCAGTGCGGTCAAGAAATTCAAGGAAGGCGACTACGCCGCCGTCGGTTGCCTGGTCGATTCCGACCGCACCTGCGCCAACTGCCGCGCAGGAGTAGAGCAGTTCTGTGAAAGCGTGCCCACATTCACCTATAACGGCGAAGACAAGATACTCGGGGGCGTCACTTACGGCGGCTATTCCGACAGCATGGTGGTGGACGAAGCCTTCGTGCTGCGCGTTTCCAACCAGGCAAATCTCCCAGGCACAGCTCCGCTGCTCTGCGCCGGCATTACGACTTATTCACCGCTGCGCCACTGGAACGTGCGGAAAGGACAAAAAGTGGGCGTCGTGGGCCTCGGCGGCCTGGGCCACATGGGAGTGAAATTCGCCAAGGCATTCGGCGCGCATGTGGTTCTGTTTACCACCTCGCCGAACAAGATTGCCGACGGATTGCGGCTCGGCGCGGATGAAGTCGTGGTCTCCAGGAACGATGCCGAAATGCAGAAGCACCGCGGCAGTTTCAACTTTATTCTCGACACCGCCTCCGGCGATCACAACGTCAACGCCTATCTCGACCTGCTGAAGCTTGACGGGACGCTCACGATGGTCGGCGCATCGCCGAATCCGCTGCCCATCTCAGCGTTTAGCCTGCTCTTTGGGCGGCATCAACTGGCGGGTTCTCTTATCGGCGGTCTGCGCGAGACCCAGGAGATGCTGGATTTCTGCGCCGAGCACGGCATCACCTCCGACATCGAAATGATCCCGATTCAGCAGATCAATCAGGCTTACGAGCGGCTGCTGAAAGGCGATGTGAAGTACCGCTTCGTGATCGACCTGGCATCGCTGAAATAG